ACCCAGCGGTTGCCGGACAGCGGCGCGACCTCGAAGATCACCAGGTTCTGCCAGTTGGGGAGGTCCTGGTAGTCACCCTTGATCCGCTGGATGATCGCCGCGTCGGACACCCACGACGGCTTCAGGTGATAGACGGTCAGTGGCGCGAGGGTGCCACTGCGCACAGTGGACGCGACGGCCGCGAGCGCCGAGATCGCGGTCGCCGAGCCGCGGCCGGTCAGCGGCGTCACGTACACCCCGGCAGCGCGGCCGGCGACGGGCAGCACGAACTCGGAGTTGTTCCCGGAGTTGGCGGTCTCCTCGTCGAGCTCCCAGCCGGACGCCTGGAACCACCAGTCCCAGAACGAGCCGATCGCCTGCGTCGCCTCGCGCTGGTGGCGGGCCAGGCTGAGCGGATACGCCGGACCGGGCACCTTCGCGGTCGCGCTGACCGTCACCTGACCGGTGTGCCCGTCGTAGATCGCCACCCCGGCCGGCCGCTCGCTGGTCACCAGCCAGCCGGTGATCTCCTTCAGCGGCACGACCACCTTCGGCGTCGAGCCGGCGCAATACGCGTACGCGTCGTCATTGTCGAACCGCAGCCAGCGCCGCTCCTCGGCGATTTTCCGACCGAGGTTGTGCGACCACCAGCCGCTCAGTCGCGCGTCGGCGCCGTCGCTGAACCGGCAGATCGTGCCGCTGCCGCGGCCGGTGAGCGGGATCTTCTGGCTGAGTGCCACGTCGTATCCGGTCAGCCAGCCGCGCTTTTCCACCAGCGTCGCGAACGCGTCCTCCTCCGGCAGATAACTCGTGTCGAAGATGTCGCCCGGCACATCGCCGAGGTTGGACTTCGCCTGCGCCGACGCGACCTGG
The nucleotide sequence above comes from Fodinicola acaciae. Encoded proteins:
- a CDS encoding MerC domain-containing protein, which encodes MSSSRARGRAADGAPWGGLAIGVAVVAVLVAAFVWLAPYYSTILWWNIRANMFWWLPILALVVVAGLALWWADRSDQLWLPWTLIPLGILVVVGWLFFHSYAQERSYLSSVNVTNTVLRQLDQRAPFQVASAQAKSNLGDVPGDIFDTSYLPEEDAFATLVEKRGWLTGYDVALSQKIPLTGRGSGTICRFSDGADARLSGWWSHNLGRKIAEERRWLRFDNDDAYAYCAGSTPKVVVPLKEITGWLVTSERPAGVAIYDGHTGQVTVSATAKVPGPAYPLSLARHQREATQAIGSFWDWWFQASGWELDEETANSGNNSEFVLPVAGRAAGVYVTPLTGRGSATAISALAAVASTVRSGTLAPLTVYHLKPSWVSDAAIIQRIKGDYQDLPNWQNLVIFEVAPLSGNRWVATIGNSQNVLYRVQGAGDLQGPQATCLYRADNSQIRCGSLADRNGSGVGTQYGSGSAGGAPPGDLSTLSDSQLADLNDRVDREIGRRLRQRK